The following are encoded together in the Janthinobacterium sp. Marseille genome:
- a CDS encoding GNAT family N-acetyltransferase has translation MAALQWQWATFEQLAGADWYAVLQARQDVFVLEQQCLYPDIDGADQRAHHLLGWAEVNGKPQLQAYLRCFAPGDKYAEAALGRVLTIQSVRGLGAGKLLMTEGLRRVAQLYPGSTIRISAQEHLQGFYGSFGFRPVSDIYMEDGIPHIEMLR, from the coding sequence ATGGCGGCCCTGCAGTGGCAGTGGGCCACATTCGAGCAACTGGCCGGAGCCGACTGGTATGCGGTGTTGCAGGCACGGCAGGATGTCTTTGTCCTCGAGCAGCAATGCCTGTATCCGGATATTGATGGCGCCGATCAGCGTGCACATCATTTGCTGGGCTGGGCCGAAGTGAACGGTAAACCTCAGTTGCAGGCCTACCTGCGCTGCTTTGCGCCGGGCGATAAATACGCCGAGGCCGCGCTCGGGCGAGTGCTAACGATACAGTCGGTGCGCGGTCTGGGAGCAGGCAAGCTGCTGATGACTGAAGGCTTGCGACGTGTTGCCCAACTATATCCGGGCAGCACGATCCGCATCTCGGCACAAGAGCATTTGCAAGGCTTTTACGGTTCCTTCGGCTTTCGTCCGGTTTCCGACATTTATATGGAAGACGGCATTCCGCATATAGAAATGCTGCGCTGA
- the ectA gene encoding diaminobutyrate acetyltransferase, producing the protein MNTQVASAADYIVLRPPERSDGAALHDLIERCPPLDLNSRYAYILLCEHHAATCVVATAENQLAGAITAYIPPAKPDTLFIWQVAVAPDMQGHQIASRMLDQLVARCAATYRFQKIETTISPSNIGSRKLFESYARRHGVDIQAQPYLAASEFGAGQHEEEWLYQFGPGLRAA; encoded by the coding sequence ATGAACACACAAGTAGCCAGCGCAGCCGATTACATCGTGCTGCGCCCGCCCGAACGTAGTGATGGAGCAGCTCTGCATGACTTGATAGAGCGTTGTCCTCCACTGGATCTGAATTCCCGCTACGCCTACATCCTGCTGTGCGAACACCATGCCGCGACCTGTGTTGTGGCAACAGCAGAAAATCAACTGGCAGGTGCGATCACCGCCTACATTCCACCCGCCAAGCCGGACACGCTGTTTATCTGGCAGGTCGCAGTTGCACCAGACATGCAAGGTCATCAAATCGCCTCCCGCATGCTCGATCAACTGGTAGCACGTTGTGCTGCTACCTACCGGTTTCAAAAAATTGAAACCACCATCAGCCCCAGCAATATCGGCTCACGCAAACTATTCGAAAGCTATGCCCGGCGGCACGGTGTCGACATACAGGCACAGCCGTATCTGGCTGCCAGCGAATTTGGCGCGGGCCAGCACGAAGAAGAATGGCTGTATCAATTTGGTCCGGGTTTGCGCGCAGCTTAA
- a CDS encoding MarR family transcriptional regulator — translation MNDIAKLVTVNDSIRILQSVRRIAQCVEHHSKRLAVTHNITSPQLVALLAIAELGPSTLRSIGRAIQLSPSTVVGIVDRLEEKGLVQRERDTRDRRNVFVAVTEAGQQVLANAPSALPNGFDSLLGALPETDRQALIVTLEQFASLLEAKIPAEPV, via the coding sequence ATGAATGACATCGCCAAACTTGTTACCGTCAATGATTCGATTCGCATCTTGCAAAGCGTTCGTCGCATTGCGCAATGCGTGGAGCACCATTCAAAGCGCCTGGCAGTCACTCATAACATCACATCGCCACAACTTGTGGCACTTCTTGCAATTGCAGAATTAGGGCCTAGTACGCTCAGATCCATCGGGCGTGCCATTCAACTCAGTCCTAGTACCGTGGTCGGCATTGTCGACCGGCTGGAAGAAAAAGGCTTGGTGCAGCGTGAGCGCGATACGCGTGATCGCCGCAATGTATTTGTCGCCGTGACCGAGGCGGGCCAACAGGTCCTCGCCAACGCACCGTCGGCTTTACCGAATGGTTTCGACAGCCTTCTGGGCGCTTTACCCGAAACCGACCGCCAGGCCCTGATCGTCACGCTGGAACAATTTGCCTCTTTGCTGGAAGCCAAAATACCTGCAGAACCTGTGTAG
- the glpD gene encoding glycerol-3-phosphate dehydrogenase, producing the protein MQQQLQCDILIVGGGINGAGIARDAAGRGLSVVLCEKDDLASHTSSASTKLIHGGLRYLENYEFSLVRKALIEREILLRSAPHIMHPLRFVMPHDKGQRPAWMIRAGLFLYDHLAKRELLPGSHGIDLRKHSAGTPLKAEFSKGFAYSDGWVNDARLVVLNAVAAAEKGAHILTRTACVAVTRNADDWQATLRNKDSEEILVKAKLLVNAAGPWAASFLHDTVHGRAGKKLRLIKGSHIVVRKLFDHPYAYIFQHPDGRIVFAIPYEQDFTLIGTTDIDYHGDTDKVSIDAAEIDYLCELSNHYFKQAINPVDVVWSYSGVRPLVEDETDDDNEKASAVTRDYKLTFDTDAAPLLTIFGGKITTFRKLAEEAVDLLAPVLDNHHGAWTADACLPGGDIYGAQVSNRAVLEFDDYVRELQLEYAWLPAALVERYACAYGTRIKLLLAGRTGIADMGEAIAPGLYAAEVEYLTRYEWATSTEDILWRRSKLGLHLAQTNESRRKLNHWLHDLEQQ; encoded by the coding sequence ATGCAGCAACAACTTCAATGCGACATCCTCATCGTAGGCGGCGGCATCAACGGTGCCGGCATCGCACGCGACGCGGCCGGCCGCGGCCTTTCGGTCGTGCTGTGTGAAAAAGACGACCTGGCGTCGCACACGTCTTCGGCATCGACCAAGCTGATCCACGGCGGCCTGCGTTATCTGGAAAACTATGAATTCAGCCTGGTACGCAAAGCACTGATAGAACGCGAAATCCTGCTGCGCTCCGCGCCGCACATCATGCATCCTTTGCGCTTCGTCATGCCGCACGATAAAGGACAACGTCCCGCATGGATGATACGGGCCGGCCTGTTCCTCTACGACCATTTGGCAAAGCGCGAGCTATTGCCGGGCTCGCATGGTATTGATTTACGCAAGCATAGTGCCGGCACGCCGTTGAAGGCAGAGTTCAGCAAAGGCTTTGCGTATTCCGATGGCTGGGTCAACGATGCACGTCTGGTGGTGTTGAATGCGGTTGCCGCAGCGGAGAAAGGCGCGCACATATTGACGCGCACCGCATGTGTAGCCGTCACGCGCAATGCCGACGATTGGCAAGCCACTTTACGCAACAAGGATAGCGAAGAAATCCTGGTAAAAGCGAAGCTGCTGGTTAACGCCGCCGGCCCTTGGGCCGCCAGCTTCCTGCATGACACGGTGCACGGTCGCGCCGGCAAGAAGCTGCGTCTGATCAAGGGCAGTCATATCGTGGTCAGGAAATTATTCGACCACCCGTATGCATATATCTTCCAGCATCCTGATGGCCGCATCGTTTTCGCGATTCCGTATGAACAGGACTTCACATTGATAGGTACCACCGATATCGACTATCACGGCGATACCGATAAAGTAAGTATCGATGCTGCAGAGATCGACTATCTGTGCGAACTCTCCAACCACTACTTCAAACAAGCCATCAACCCGGTCGATGTTGTATGGTCTTACTCCGGCGTGCGTCCGCTGGTCGAAGATGAGACAGACGACGACAATGAAAAAGCATCCGCCGTAACACGTGATTACAAACTCACTTTCGATACCGATGCGGCACCGCTACTCACCATCTTCGGCGGCAAGATCACCACCTTCCGCAAACTGGCGGAAGAAGCAGTCGACCTGCTTGCGCCGGTACTCGACAATCACCACGGCGCATGGACAGCAGATGCCTGCCTGCCGGGTGGCGATATCTACGGTGCACAAGTCAGTAATCGCGCGGTGCTGGAATTCGACGACTATGTACGCGAGCTGCAACTGGAGTATGCTTGGCTACCCGCAGCGCTGGTTGAGCGCTATGCATGTGCTTACGGTACCCGCATCAAATTATTGCTGGCCGGTCGTACCGGCATTGCAGATATGGGCGAAGCCATAGCACCCGGCCTGTACGCTGCCGAAGTCGAGTACCTGACGCGGTATGAATGGGCGACCAGCACGGAAGACATCCTCTGGCGCCGCAGCAAGCTCGGCCTGCACCTGGCCCAAACGAACGAATCTCGCAGGAAGCTGAATCACTGGCTGCACGATCTGGAACAACAGTAG
- a CDS encoding lysozyme inhibitor LprI family protein — protein sequence MKMPHLLAGILLIAGGNVFAQDQALLQEALKDCDKNQLTMNMCASHRYTTADKALNQQYKKLMVQQEAVGKQRLRDAQRAWISFRDKDCLANTGLREESGSIWPLLHYSCLERHTVQRTEDLKLQACGMEGCEK from the coding sequence ATGAAAATGCCTCATTTACTCGCCGGCATACTGCTGATCGCCGGCGGCAATGTCTTCGCGCAAGACCAGGCGCTGCTGCAGGAAGCGCTGAAGGATTGCGACAAGAACCAGCTCACGATGAATATGTGCGCCAGCCATCGTTACACCACGGCTGACAAGGCGCTCAACCAGCAATACAAGAAACTGATGGTACAGCAGGAGGCAGTCGGCAAGCAGCGTTTGCGCGATGCGCAACGTGCATGGATCAGCTTCCGCGACAAGGATTGCCTGGCCAATACCGGTTTGCGTGAAGAGTCGGGTTCGATCTGGCCGCTACTGCATTACTCCTGCCTCGAACGTCATACGGTGCAACGTACGGAAGACCTGAAACTGCAGGCTTGCGGCATGGAAGGTTGCGAAAAATAA
- the hemE gene encoding uroporphyrinogen decarboxylase: MPTQFAPLQNDTFLRALLRQPTEYTPLWLMRQAGRYLPEYRATRARAGSFLGLAKNPDFATEVTLQPLDRYKLDAAILFSDILTVPDAMGLGLYFIEGEGPKFERPLRDEKAVQALKVPELGSLQYVFDAVTQIRTELKGRVPLIGFTGSPWTLACYMVEGGGSDDFRTVKAMLYNRPDLMHHILQTNALTVAAYLNAQIDAGAQAVMMFDTWGGALADGAYQQFSLHYMREVMKHVKTEKDGVRIPSIVFTKGGGLWLKEIAAVGADAVGLDWTVNLGAARAKVGERVALQGNLDPSILFAQPDQIRAEVAKVLESFGKHSAGSGHVFNLGHGISQFTPPEAVTVLVDAVHELSRPLHK, encoded by the coding sequence ATGCCTACACAATTTGCTCCGCTCCAGAACGACACCTTCTTACGCGCATTGCTGCGCCAACCTACCGAATACACCCCTTTATGGCTGATGCGCCAGGCCGGCCGCTACCTGCCTGAGTATCGTGCGACCCGTGCACGTGCCGGTTCTTTCCTCGGTTTGGCCAAGAATCCCGATTTTGCGACCGAGGTGACCCTGCAGCCGCTGGATCGCTACAAGCTGGATGCCGCGATCCTGTTTTCAGACATCCTGACCGTACCGGATGCGATGGGCCTCGGTTTGTACTTCATTGAAGGTGAAGGGCCGAAGTTTGAACGTCCCTTGCGCGATGAAAAAGCAGTGCAGGCGCTGAAAGTGCCGGAACTGGGCTCGCTGCAGTATGTTTTTGACGCGGTGACGCAAATCCGTACCGAACTCAAGGGGCGTGTGCCGCTGATCGGTTTTACCGGCAGCCCGTGGACGCTGGCTTGCTATATGGTCGAAGGTGGCGGTTCGGACGACTTCCGCACCGTCAAGGCGATGTTGTACAACCGTCCGGACCTGATGCACCACATACTGCAAACCAATGCCCTGACGGTCGCCGCCTACCTGAATGCCCAAATCGACGCCGGCGCACAAGCCGTGATGATGTTCGATACCTGGGGTGGCGCGCTGGCAGACGGTGCTTATCAGCAATTCTCGCTGCACTATATGCGGGAAGTGATGAAGCATGTCAAAACGGAAAAAGACGGCGTGCGCATCCCGAGCATCGTCTTTACCAAGGGCGGCGGCTTGTGGTTGAAGGAAATCGCGGCGGTAGGTGCCGATGCGGTTGGTCTCGACTGGACCGTGAATCTGGGTGCGGCACGTGCCAAAGTTGGCGAGCGCGTTGCCTTGCAGGGCAACCTGGATCCGAGCATCCTGTTTGCGCAGCCGGACCAGATCCGCGCCGAAGTGGCCAAAGTGCTGGAATCCTTCGGCAAGCACAGTGCCGGCTCCGGCCACGTCTTCAATTTGGGCCATGGCATTTCGCAATTCACGCCGCCGGAAGCTGTTACGGTGCTGGTGGACGCGGTACATGAACTCAGCCGTCCGCTGCATAAGTGA
- the ectB gene encoding diaminobutyrate--2-oxoglutarate transaminase, whose protein sequence is MRIFNRLESEVRGYIRSFPTVFAKAQNAVLTDEGGRSYIDFLAGAGTLNYGHNNPTMKQAVIDYLSEDGIVHGLDMATSAKKTFLQTFESHVLLPRKMQYKIQFTGPTGTNAVEAAIKLARNVTGRQMVISFTNGFHGVSLGSLALTGNRKFRDAAGVSLNDVHRAPYSGYFGMNIDTIAMLDKLIVDPSSGVDLPAAIIVECVQGEGGLNVAGLNWLKKLEQLCQRHEILLIVDDIQAGCGRTGTFFSFEPAGIKPDIITLSKSLSGFGLPMAVLLMKPQLDVWKPGQHNGTFRGNNLAFVTATAALQHYWGDNRFQMAIQKKSLVIEAFLDKLVASYPDAQLTRRGRGMMQGIACADPALADRITSIAFQNGLIIETSGGEDEVVKLLMPLTIEQETLLAGLDILEHAVAEAVDEKVKDNVESNKEVTA, encoded by the coding sequence ATGCGTATATTCAATCGACTTGAATCAGAAGTTCGCGGTTACATCCGTTCATTCCCAACCGTATTTGCGAAAGCGCAAAATGCGGTGCTTACCGACGAAGGCGGTCGTAGCTATATCGACTTCCTGGCCGGTGCCGGCACGCTGAACTACGGCCATAACAATCCGACCATGAAGCAGGCGGTCATCGATTACTTGTCGGAAGACGGCATCGTCCATGGTCTCGATATGGCGACCAGCGCCAAGAAAACCTTCCTGCAAACCTTCGAGAGCCATGTACTGCTGCCGCGCAAGATGCAGTACAAAATCCAGTTCACCGGCCCGACCGGTACCAATGCGGTGGAAGCCGCAATCAAGCTGGCGCGTAACGTCACCGGTCGCCAGATGGTGATTTCGTTTACCAATGGCTTCCATGGCGTATCGCTGGGTTCGTTGGCACTGACCGGTAATCGCAAATTCCGCGATGCGGCCGGTGTGTCGCTGAATGACGTACATCGTGCGCCGTATTCCGGCTACTTCGGCATGAATATCGACACGATCGCGATGCTGGACAAACTGATTGTCGATCCGAGCAGCGGTGTCGATTTGCCGGCCGCTATCATCGTCGAGTGTGTACAAGGCGAGGGTGGCTTGAATGTCGCCGGCCTGAACTGGCTGAAGAAGCTCGAACAGCTGTGCCAGCGCCATGAAATCCTCCTCATCGTCGATGACATCCAGGCGGGTTGCGGCCGTACCGGCACCTTCTTCAGCTTTGAACCGGCCGGCATCAAGCCGGACATCATCACGCTGTCGAAATCGCTGTCCGGGTTCGGCCTGCCGATGGCGGTCTTGCTGATGAAACCCCAGCTGGACGTATGGAAGCCGGGCCAGCATAACGGCACCTTCCGCGGCAATAACCTGGCCTTCGTTACCGCGACCGCAGCCTTGCAACACTACTGGGGCGATAACCGCTTCCAGATGGCGATCCAAAAGAAATCACTGGTTATTGAAGCCTTCCTCGACAAGCTGGTGGCTAGCTATCCGGATGCGCAACTCACGCGCCGCGGCCGCGGCATGATGCAAGGAATCGCCTGTGCCGATCCGGCGCTGGCCGATCGCATCACCAGCATCGCCTTCCAGAACGGTTTGATCATCGAAACCTCGGGCGGTGAAGATGAAGTGGTCAAATTACTGATGCCACTCAC
- a CDS encoding DUF2271 domain-containing protein, whose protein sequence is MRISYSFMLGAALTTPAFAADLNVKVEIPRLTVAEYHKPYVAFWIEGADQAFVRNLAVWYDLKMKNNEGTKWLKDMRQWWRKSGRDLQMPVDGLSGATRAPGEQQLSFNGAKSGLDKLPAGEYSLVVEAAREVGGRELIRVPFQWPPKTTQTAQVKGEHELGAVSIELKP, encoded by the coding sequence ATGCGAATTTCCTATTCCTTTATGTTGGGTGCAGCGCTCACCACACCGGCCTTTGCGGCCGACCTGAACGTCAAAGTCGAGATTCCTCGATTGACCGTTGCCGAGTACCACAAGCCTTATGTTGCATTCTGGATTGAAGGTGCAGACCAGGCCTTCGTGCGTAACCTGGCGGTCTGGTATGACCTGAAGATGAAGAATAATGAAGGCACCAAATGGCTGAAAGACATGCGCCAATGGTGGCGCAAGAGCGGTCGCGATTTGCAGATGCCGGTTGACGGTCTGAGCGGCGCCACCCGTGCACCGGGCGAACAGCAACTCAGTTTCAATGGTGCCAAGTCGGGTCTCGACAAACTGCCTGCCGGTGAATACTCGCTGGTAGTGGAAGCCGCGCGCGAAGTCGGTGGTCGCGAACTGATCCGTGTACCTTTCCAATGGCCGCCAAAAACTACGCAGACCGCACAAGTCAAGGGCGAGCATGAGCTCGGCGCCGTTTCCATCGAACTGAAACCATAA
- a CDS encoding PepSY-associated TM helix domain-containing protein, with translation MEARPNNPQRAYWLKTLHQWHWISSALCLLGMLLFSVTGITLNHSSQIEAKPQVSTQELQLPAALQTQLAKANTSESGKEGGALSPELQGWMKDRLSVDVSGRNIEWSPEEVYIALPRPGGDAWVRIDRSSGTVEYESTNRGWISYLNDLHKGRNTGMAWSWFIDIFAAACLIFSITGLFILKMHATNRPSTWPIVGLGVLIPFLLAILFIH, from the coding sequence ATGGAAGCACGACCGAATAATCCGCAGCGTGCTTACTGGCTCAAGACCCTGCATCAATGGCACTGGATCAGTTCGGCATTGTGTTTGTTAGGCATGCTGCTATTCAGCGTGACCGGCATTACGCTGAACCATTCATCACAAATCGAAGCAAAACCCCAGGTTTCCACCCAGGAATTGCAGCTGCCCGCGGCACTGCAAACACAGTTGGCAAAAGCAAATACAAGCGAGTCAGGCAAGGAAGGCGGTGCGCTGTCGCCCGAGTTGCAGGGCTGGATGAAAGATCGTTTGTCGGTCGACGTCAGCGGACGCAATATCGAATGGTCGCCGGAAGAAGTTTATATAGCACTACCCCGCCCGGGCGGCGATGCCTGGGTCCGTATAGATCGCAGCAGCGGCACGGTTGAATATGAATCGACCAATCGCGGCTGGATTTCTTATTTGAATGATTTGCATAAAGGCCGCAATACCGGTATGGCCTGGAGTTGGTTCATCGATATCTTCGCGGCAGCTTGCCTGATTTTTTCGATTACCGGTTTGTTTATCCTCAAGATGCATGCGACCAATCGCCCCAGTACCTGGCCTATCGTCGGCCTCGGCGTATTGATTCCATTCTTGCTGGCTATTTTGTTTATTCACTAA
- a CDS encoding Hsp20 family protein — translation MRTYDFSPLYRSAIGFDRLAQLFDDAQRGEAQPSYPPYNIELTGENKYRITMAVAGFDRSEIEIESERDTLKITGRKARDESTRNFLHRGIAARNFEHSFQLADHVHVVGAKLDNGLLNIELAREIPEALKPRKIAIDAVADNVQTLKAA, via the coding sequence ATGCGTACATACGACTTTTCCCCACTTTATCGTTCCGCTATTGGCTTCGATCGTCTGGCCCAGCTATTCGATGATGCACAGCGTGGCGAAGCACAGCCAAGCTATCCGCCTTACAACATTGAATTAACAGGCGAGAACAAATACCGTATCACGATGGCGGTGGCCGGCTTTGACCGCTCCGAAATTGAAATTGAAAGTGAGCGCGACACGCTCAAGATCACCGGTCGCAAGGCGCGCGACGAAAGCACGCGTAACTTCCTCCACCGTGGTATCGCTGCACGCAACTTCGAGCATAGCTTCCAGCTGGCAGATCATGTGCATGTCGTCGGTGCCAAACTGGATAACGGCCTGTTGAATATTGAACTGGCGCGTGAAATTCCGGAAGCGCTGAAACCACGCAAAATTGCGATCGACGCGGTGGCCGACAATGTGCAAACCCTGAAAGCAGCGTAA
- a CDS encoding YegP family protein: MSGWFELDHSSNGQYRFVLKAGNAETILSSETYTSKDAAENGIESVRKNAPLSERYDKEVSTNGKPYFNLKAGNHQIIGTSQMYSSEQARDAGIAAVKVNGTTGTVKDKTV, from the coding sequence ATGTCAGGATGGTTTGAACTCGATCACAGCAGCAATGGCCAGTATCGTTTTGTTCTCAAGGCAGGCAATGCGGAGACAATCTTGAGCAGCGAGACTTACACGAGCAAGGACGCGGCGGAGAATGGCATTGAATCAGTGCGGAAGAATGCGCCACTCAGTGAGCGCTATGACAAGGAAGTCTCGACCAATGGCAAACCCTATTTCAACCTGAAGGCCGGCAACCATCAAATCATAGGCACCAGCCAAATGTACTCCAGCGAACAGGCACGCGACGCCGGCATCGCTGCAGTGAAGGTCAATGGCACTACAGGCACAGTCAAAGATAAAACTGTCTGA
- a CDS encoding DUF2164 domain-containing protein yields MTIKLSPEVEERLIGSIQRYFDVNMDESIGDLKAKLLLDYCVRELGPCIYNQAIADAQSAMQDKVAELDVSCYEAEFGYWSKK; encoded by the coding sequence ATGACTATCAAACTCAGCCCCGAAGTAGAAGAGCGCCTGATTGGTTCCATCCAGCGCTACTTTGATGTGAATATGGATGAAAGCATAGGCGACCTGAAAGCCAAACTCTTGCTCGACTATTGCGTGCGGGAATTGGGGCCTTGCATTTACAATCAGGCGATTGCCGATGCCCAGTCGGCAATGCAGGACAAGGTCGCGGAACTGGACGTCAGTTGTTACGAAGCCGAATTCGGCTACTGGAGCAAGAAATGA
- a CDS encoding primosomal protein N' → MEHCILKVALDTPLDFCFDYVWVLTEAEPTRPLPGQLALVPFGRREVVGLVVAVHDTTDVPLDKLKAAIAVRTQLAPLSAEWIALCAFAADYYQRPLGEVAIPGLPKNLRALKTTSLDKAVKKLGKLDAVHDATPIAMPQLNEAQQQAADAIATASGFAPTLLYGVTGSGKTEVYLQAAAQILAHSKEDDNPAQILILVPEINLTPQLEANVRARFPGVMVATLHSGLAEGERMTHWLAAHLGQARIILGTRLAILSSLPQLKLIIVDEEHDPSYKQQEGLRYSARDLAVWRAHQLSIPIVLGSATPSLETWHHAQSGRYRKLELRERAVKDAVLPKVGLIDLERKAPREQMTEGISATLIAALKLRMERGEQSLLFLNRRGYAPVIACDSCGWISNCTRCSAFLVLHKLDKRLRCHHCGFEQRIPKSCPTCGNVDLQPLGRGTQRVEESLQLIFPEARIMRIDADSTRRKGSAQEAFDTVHRGEVDILIGTQMVAKGHDFQNLTLVGVLNPDTALFSHDYRASERLFAQLMQVAGRAGRVAQKEGGSASEVLIQTRYPQHPLYAAVRTHDYDTFATELLEERQQAHFPPFIYQALLRAEAKEIKIALDFLHDAIACVDYPGITMNDPIPMTMTRVANVDRAQLLVECTSRPALQAFLKIWIAALREMKTRVRWSLEVDPVDI, encoded by the coding sequence GTGGAACACTGCATCCTTAAAGTCGCCCTCGACACACCGCTGGATTTCTGTTTCGACTATGTATGGGTCTTGACCGAAGCCGAGCCGACCCGCCCCCTGCCGGGACAACTGGCCCTGGTACCTTTCGGCCGGCGCGAGGTGGTCGGCCTGGTGGTGGCGGTCCATGACACGACGGATGTGCCTCTGGATAAACTCAAGGCGGCCATCGCAGTACGTACGCAACTGGCGCCGCTGTCAGCCGAATGGATTGCGCTGTGCGCATTCGCGGCCGATTATTACCAGCGTCCTTTGGGCGAGGTGGCGATTCCGGGCTTGCCGAAAAACCTGCGTGCACTGAAAACGACTTCGCTGGATAAGGCGGTCAAGAAACTGGGCAAGCTGGATGCCGTGCACGATGCGACCCCGATCGCAATGCCGCAACTGAACGAGGCGCAACAGCAAGCCGCCGATGCCATTGCAACAGCCAGCGGTTTCGCACCGACCTTATTGTATGGCGTCACCGGCAGTGGCAAGACCGAGGTCTACCTGCAGGCCGCAGCGCAGATCCTGGCGCATAGCAAGGAAGATGATAACCCTGCGCAAATCCTGATCTTGGTGCCGGAAATCAACCTGACGCCGCAACTGGAAGCGAATGTGCGTGCGCGTTTCCCCGGCGTCATGGTCGCCACCCTGCATAGCGGGCTGGCCGAGGGCGAGCGCATGACGCACTGGCTGGCTGCGCACCTGGGGCAGGCGCGCATCATATTGGGTACGCGCCTGGCGATCCTGTCTTCACTGCCGCAGCTGAAACTGATCATCGTCGATGAAGAACATGATCCTTCTTATAAGCAGCAAGAGGGTTTGCGCTATTCGGCACGTGACCTGGCTGTCTGGCGTGCGCATCAATTAAGTATTCCGATCGTGCTGGGTTCCGCCACTCCATCGCTGGAAACCTGGCATCACGCGCAATCCGGTCGCTACCGCAAACTGGAATTGCGCGAACGGGCGGTCAAGGATGCCGTTTTACCCAAAGTCGGCCTGATTGACCTGGAGCGCAAGGCGCCGCGCGAACAAATGACAGAAGGGATCAGCGCGACACTGATTGCTGCGTTGAAATTGCGCATGGAGCGCGGCGAGCAATCCTTGCTGTTCCTGAACCGCCGCGGTTATGCGCCGGTGATTGCCTGTGATTCCTGCGGCTGGATCAGTAATTGCACGCGTTGCAGCGCCTTCCTGGTATTGCATAAACTGGACAAGCGCCTGCGCTGCCATCATTGCGGCTTTGAACAACGGATACCCAAATCCTGCCCCACCTGCGGTAACGTCGACTTGCAGCCTTTGGGCCGCGGCACGCAACGGGTGGAAGAAAGCCTGCAATTGATTTTTCCGGAAGCCCGCATCATGCGTATCGATGCCGATTCAACGCGACGCAAGGGCAGTGCGCAGGAAGCCTTCGATACCGTGCACAGGGGAGAAGTCGATATCCTGATCGGCACGCAAATGGTAGCGAAGGGACATGACTTCCAGAACCTGACGCTGGTCGGTGTGCTGAACCCGGACACTGCATTGTTTTCACATGATTACCGCGCCAGCGAACGCCTGTTTGCGCAATTGATGCAGGTGGCAGGACGTGCCGGCCGGGTCGCACAAAAAGAAGGTGGCAGTGCGAGCGAGGTGCTGATCCAGACACGTTATCCGCAGCATCCCTTGTACGCAGCGGTGCGCACGCATGACTACGACACCTTCGCAACGGAACTGCTGGAAGAGCGGCAGCAGGCACATTTCCCGCCTTTCATATACCAGGCTTTATTGCGCGCCGAAGCGAAGGAAATCAAGATCGCATTGGACTTCCTGCATGACGCGATTGCATGTGTCGATTATCCGGGCATCACAATGAATGACCCGATCCCGATGACGATGACCCGCGTGGCGAATGTAGACCGCGCGCAATTGCTGGTCGAATGTACGTCGCGTCCGGCCTTGCAGGCTTTCCTGAAAATCTGGATCGCCGCCTTGCGCGAGATGAAGACGCGGGTGCGTTGGTCACTTGAAGTTGATCCGGTCGATATTTAA
- a CDS encoding HD domain-containing phosphohydrolase yields MRGRDPDLADHLQRLDSKTTQFGRYIGLSETESSLLGIGAGIHDIGKLCINEHVLNKPSRLTSAEFFFIKQHPMAGYQLLAPLELDTRVTDCVLHHHENFDGSGYPHGLAGENIPLFARIVRIWDSYDAITMNRPYHKGRSPSEALALLEKDKALYDPALLASFSSMMSESRSD; encoded by the coding sequence ATGCGCGGACGCGATCCGGATCTCGCTGATCATTTGCAAAGGCTGGACAGCAAGACGACGCAGTTTGGCCGTTATATCGGGCTCTCCGAGACAGAATCCAGTTTGCTGGGCATCGGTGCCGGCATACATGACATCGGCAAACTCTGCATCAACGAACATGTACTGAACAAACCTTCGCGTCTTACTTCTGCCGAGTTCTTCTTTATCAAGCAACACCCGATGGCCGGTTATCAGTTGTTGGCACCGTTGGAACTGGACACACGTGTCACCGATTGCGTGCTGCATCATCACGAAAATTTCGATGGCAGCGGTTATCCGCATGGACTGGCCGGAGAAAACATCCCATTGTTCGCACGCATTGTAAGGATTTGGGATTCCTACGATGCAATTACGATGAATCGCCCGTATCACAAAGGACGTTCACCTTCAGAAGCATTGGCATTACTGGAAAAAGACAAGGCGCTGTACGATCCGGCCCTGCTCGCTTCCTTCTCCAGCATGATGAGCGAATCGCGCTCCGACTAA